TTTAGAATTTTATTTTATCCCATAATTGATATGGTGTTCTGTTAAATCCATGAATTATACTATTTTTTATAAACTCATTACTATTTTCACATGATTTTTTAAGTGAATATCCTTTTATAAGATTACTTGTTATTGCTGATGAATATGTACATCCTGTACCATGTGTGTTATCTGTTGGAATTAGTTCACCACTAATTTTATAAATTTCATCATCACTATAGAGTATATCATTTCCTTGCATATGTCCTCCAGTAATAACAGTGGAATTATATTTACTTAATTTTTCTGCAACATTAATCATATCTTCTTCAGTATCTATGGTTGTTCCTGAAATTTCTTCTGCTTCATGTATATTGGGTGTTATTAAATATGCTTTTTTCATTAAATATTTTCTAAAACTATCAACATAAGATGTATGTGTTAAATTTTTTCCAGATTCTGATATCATAACCGGATCCACAATAGCTTTTAATTGGTATTCTTTAATCTTTTTTGAAACAAGTTTTACAATATCACCTGAATATAACATTCCTGTTTTTATATATTTCACAGGGTAAACATTAAGTATTTGATTAATTTCTTCTTCAATTATACTTAAATCTATTTTCTGAATACCTGT
The sequence above is drawn from the Methanosphaera sp. WGK6 genome and encodes:
- the thiD gene encoding bifunctional hydroxymethylpyrimidine kinase/phosphomethylpyrimidine kinase, encoding MSIEKMNEKCSMSIAGLDPSGGAGIIADCKTFHAHSIYATCVVTAITAQNPFSVTGIQKIDLSIIEEEINQILNVYPVKYIKTGMLYSGDIVKLVSKKIKEYQLKAIVDPVMISESGKNLTHTSYVDSFRKYLMKKAYLITPNIHEAEEISGTTIDTEEDMINVAEKLSKYNSTVITGGHMQGNDILYSDDEIYKISGELIPTDNTHGTGCTYSSAITSNLIKGYSLKKSCENSNEFIKNSIIHGFNRTPYQLWDKIKF